The Aerococcaceae bacterium DSM 111021 region ATGTGTGGTGATGGTAGCAAGAAGGATACACCTGTTCCCATGCCGAACACAGCAGTTAAGCTTCTTAGCGCCGATGGTAGTTGGACTTTTGGTCCTGTGAGAGTAGGTCGTTGCCATGCATTGTTTAAACTCGGAGGATTAGCTCAGCTGGGAGAGCACCTGCCTTACAAGCAGGGGGTCGGCGGTTCGAACCCGTCATCCTCCATGTCTCGAGTCGTTAGCTCAGTAGGTAGAGCATCTGACTTTTAATCAGAGGGTCACAGGTTCGATCCCTGTACGACTCATATCTCTAAGATATATATAGAGACAATGCGGGTGTGGCGGAATTGGCAGACGCACTAGATTTAGGATCTAGCGCCTTCGGGCGTGGGGGTTCAAGTCCCTTCACCCGCATATTAATTTAATAAGCCGGCTTAGCTCAGTTGGTAGAGCATCTGATTTGTAATCAGAGGGTCGAGGGTTCAACTCCTTTAGCCGGCATCAACGCGGAAATAGCTCAGTGGTAGAGCACCACCTTGCCAAGGTGGGGGTCGCGGGTTCGAACCCCGTTTTCCGCTTTGCCAATAGAAGTAAATTCGGCTAACGCCGGGGTGGCGGAACTGGCAGACGCACAGGACTTAAAATCCTGCGGTGGGTGACTACCGTGCCGGTTCGATTCCGGCCCTCGGCATAACACATTTGTGTTAATTAATTAAATACGTGCATTGCACCCTTGGCTCAATTGGATAGAGTACCTGACTACGAATCAGGCGGTTGTAGGTTCGACTCCTACAGGGTGCGTTATATTTCGGGAAGTAGCTCAGCTTGGTAGAGCACTTGGTTTGGGACCAAGGGGTCGCAGGTTCGAATCCTGTCTTCCCGATTGATATTATGGGGAATTAGCTCAGCTGGGAGAGCGCCTGCCTTGCACGCAGGAGGTCAGCGGTTCGATCCCGCTATTCTCCATTAATATAATATTGGCGGTGTAGCTCAGCTGGCTAGAGCGTCCGGTTCATACCCGGGAGGTCATGGGTTCGATCCCCTTCGCCGCTATATAGGACCTTTAGCTCAGTTGGTTAGAGCAGACGGCTCATAACCGTCCGGTCGTAGGTTCGAGTCCTACAAGGTCCATTATAGACCGTAATATTAATATTTTTTTTGGAGGATTACCCAAGTCCGGCTGAAGGGAACGGTCTTGAAAACCGTCAGGCGTGTAAAAGCGCGCAAGGGTTCGAATCCCTTATCCTCCTTTTATAAAATTATCGCGGGGTGGAGAAGTTGGCATCTCGTCGGGCTCATAACCCGAAGGTCGTAGGTTCGAGTCCTACCCCCGCAATATATTAAATTATAAAAAAGACTTTACTACTTATTCATGCGGGTGTAGTTTAGTGGTAAAACTACAGCCTTCCAAGCTGTTGTCGCGAGTTCGATTCTCGTCACCCGCTTTTAATTTAATATGGGCCTGTAGCTCAGCTGGTTAGAGCGCACCCCTGATAAGGGTGAGGTCGGTGGTTCGAGTCCACTCAGGCCCATTAGTAATACTTAATATATAAACATTTTGGATTTTGGGGAAGTACTCAAGAGGCTGAAGAGGCGCCCCTGCTAAGGGTGTAGGTCGCTTTATCGCGGCGCGAGGGTTCAAATCCCTCCTTCTCCGTAAGTTTTATATTTGACTTATTACTATAATATTTTGGTCCGTTGGTCAAGTGGTTAAGACACCGCCCTTTCACGGCGGTATCACGGGTTCGAATCCCGTACGGATCATTAATTTTAATTTCATCACGGAGGATTACCCAAGTCCGGCTGAAGGGAACGGTCTTGAAAACCGTCAGGCGTGTAAAAGCGCGCAAGGGTTCGAATCCCTTATCCTCCTTTTGATTATAAAATTAATGTATTATCTAGGTCCGGTGGTGTAGGGGTTAACATGCCTGCCTGTCACGCAGGAGATCGCGGGTTCAAATCCCGTCCGGACCGTTTATTTTGCGGGTGTAGTTTAGTGGTAAAACTACAGCCTTCCAAGCTGTTGTCGCGAGTTCGATTCTCGTCACCCGCTTAATAGTAAAAAGAGAGTGATATTCACTCTCTTTTTTTGTACTATCTTTTTTATAATACTATTTAATGGTTCTTGAATTTTTGGTGTTGGTGAGAGAAATCTCACTGACACCTTTTTTTGTATGTACACAAAAAGCCAGTGAATTCCTACTTTTGACGAAGGCGGAGCTGAATTACTCTTTTAATTACTATCTAACTTCAATGACAGAGTTCTTTTTTATGAGCATAAACCTTACCTTTAATCGTTGGCAAGAGAGAGTTAAAGATTCGACCTTAGCTGGGACTTTAGTTGATATGCGAGGTGCTAACTACTGGATTAAGCAAACCAGCGAATGTATGAATCAGTTAAATAATGAATAAACCACCAGTAAAATGGATCATTTTTCAATAGCAAGGTAGTTAGGTAAACTATATTGGAAAAGAATTAGGAGTTGAAATAGATCAAATTCATGAGCAATGGGTCGTTATACTTACACATATAGGAAATACTTAGAAGATATAGGTGAATGTGTTATAAAGTTTAGTTTTAGGTAAAAATTCTATTTTAGAAAGTAGATACTTAAATTAAATATAAAAGAAAATAAGCTTAACATAGAAGTGTATATTGGAAACCGATGTTGTTCTAACATCTTATTAATGGTAATCTTTTTTATGTTATTTTCCTGTTACTAATTATTTTAAAAAAACATCAATTAATTTAAGTCAATTTTCTATATTCATAGTTTTTAATATTGATTTAATGATACCTCTAATGTTATAGGGATGTATTTTAATATTTAAAATATGATTTAATATAATGAAATATTGATTTAAATATTATGCTTTATTTTCTGTAACTTGTTGTTATATTGATAGTGAGGTTAACTTATATAATTTTATAAAAGCAAAATAGCTAAAAAGTGGAAGCGGTTTAATTGCCATTGAAAGTATATTTTGCTATATTTAAAATATAAATATATAGATGGAGGTATCGATATGTCTGATACATGGAAAAACTTAGAAGGACAAAAAGATGAAGTAGTTGGTAAAGTCAAAGAAGTTTTTGGCAAGGCGACAAATGATGCTGAAACTCAAGCCAAAGGTATTGCACAACAAGTCGAAGGTGAAGTGAAACAAGCAGTTGCGTCTGGGCGTGGACATGTTGATGAGATTCGAGATAATTACAAAGAACGAGCAGATTCAGCTGTAGATGATGTAAAACGTCAAGTTAGTGAAACACGTGAAAGTGTTCATACATCAGCGGATGAAAACTTAAAAGAAGCAATTGATGAAGGAAAACAGTTAAAAGAAGAGGCAGCGCGTAAAGCGGAAGAATTACGTCAGAATGCTGTCGCTGAGGGTGAACAACAACGTGAGGAAGCACGCGAAAAGTCTACTAAAGCTTATCAAGAAGCTGAAGAAATTGAAGCCCGTGTTAACCAAACAATTGATGAGACTGTAAAAAGTCGTGAAGAAACTGATAATTCTAATCAAATTTAGATTTTAAATAAAAAGAACGAATAAAATGTTAAAAGGATAACTTCCTAAGCATTTTATTCGTTCTTTTTATTATATTAGTATAAATGACTTAAACTATATAATAATGTAAAAATAACCGTCACTGCATGCATGTAATTCATTTTATTTTGTGCTTGTTTTTCTTGTTGTGTATTGACTAGCAAAGGCAACATCGTCACTGCACTTAAAACAACAAATAAGATTTGAACAATAAAAAAAGTAGAAGATGGAAGTGAAAAATAGAACCCACTCATTAAAGCTATCGCGCCAAATACTAAACTAGATTGTGGAAATCGTTTAAAGACTGTAATAGGTTGATAATTTATAATCAAATTTTTCAAATTAAACACTTCTAAAGTTAATCCTATAAATATTAATACAATAGGAATTGTATTAATTAAAAATGGTTGTGTTACTGCAAAAGTTTGTGAATTAAAAGCAATCACATTCAAAATAAAACCATTAAAGAATACAGATAGTATAAAATGATAAATCGTCCCCGTCATTTTGAATGGCATATATTGTACGTGGATGAATATAATATAAAATATAAGTAATGCATTTATAATCCAATGTGAACTTAACATGAAAATAATAGCACTAATTAATAAAATACCATCAAAAACATACAGTAAAATATTGGGAGCAACTTCAGGTGTTTCTTTATCTACTTGCAAATATAAGAAATGATCAACTAACTGAGCAAAAACTACTATTATGTATAGTAGCAACATTGGTATCCACCGTGTTGATTCGGCTTGACTAGCACCAATTATTAAACCAAAAAGAATGGATGCTAGTGGCGAAAAAAATATTTTAACGAATGGATTTTTTAAAAATCGTGTTATAAACTTCATTGACAATACCTTTCATCTATAAAAATTCGATAGTAAAACTATCATTCTTATATATATTAATGTATAATTGCATTCGTTACAATACAAAAGTCCCGATAGGGTTCACTTTATTAAAAAGTGAATATGCCTTGTAACCAAATATTAAAACGGGGGAGACATTATGAAAGAAAGAAAATTATTTACCTCAGAGTCAGTTACTGAAGGCCATCCAGATAAGATTGCCGATCAAATTAGTGATGCTATTTTAGATGCTATTTTAGCTCAAGATCCTACAGCGAGGGTTGCGTGTGAAACTGCCGTTAATACAGGATTAGTTCTTGTATTTGGAGAAATTACAACGACAGCTTATGTTGATATTCAACAAATTGTTCGTAAAAAAATAGCTGAAATTGGCTATGTTAATTTTAAATATGGATTTGATGCTGACAACGTTGCGGTTTTAGTATCGCTTGATGAACAATCACCTGATATTGCTATGGGGGTTGACGATGCATTAGAAACACGTAATGAAGATGAAAGTAGTTTAATTGGAGCTGGAGACCAAGGTATTATGTTTGGCTTTGCAACAAATGAAACTGATGAGTACATGCCATTACCAATATCATTGAGCCATAAATTAGCTCAACAATTGGCTAAAGTTAGAAAAGATGAGACTTTAGAATATTTAGGTCCAGATGGAAAGACTCAAGTTACTGTTGAATTTAATGACGATGGATCAATTAAACGTATAGACAATCTCGTGATAAGTACACAACACAGTAATGATGTGGAGCTTGAGCAAGTAAGAGAGGATGTCATCGAACATGTTATTAAACCAGTCGTTAATATAGAGTGGTTGGATGATGAAACGACTTATTTTATCAACCCTACAGGGAAATTCGTTATTGGTGGACCAGTTGGTGATTCAGGATTAACTGGACGTAAAATAATTGTGGATACTTATGGAGGGTCTGCTCATCACGGTGGTGGAGCATTTTCTGGAAAAGATGCAACAAAAGTTGACCGTTCTGCAAGCTATGCGGCACGATATGTTGCTAAGAACTTAGTCGCAGCAGGTGTAGCAAGTAAAGTTGAAATTCAACTAGCTTACGCAATTGGAGTGAGTGAACCGACATCTATCTCACTTAATACCTTTGGAACAAGTACTTATTCTGATGATAAAATCATAAAGATAATTCGTAATACGTTTGAATTAACACCATCTGGTATTATTTCTATGTTAGATCTAAGACGCCCAATTTATGCTGGAACAGCTGCATATGGACATTTTGGTCGTACAGATTTAGATTTACCATGGGAACAGTTGGATAAAGTTGAATTGATTAAATCACAATTAAACTAAATAATAAAAAAAAGCACCTAGGAAAGTTCGATTTGAATTTCTTAGGTGCTTTTTTGTTGATTAATTTTGTGCTATGGCATCTTTTACTGCTTCTATGATTGCTTCAGAAGTAAAAGAAGCGCCAGAAACAATTTCAACATCTACTGAATTTGTTTCAACAATTTGTTCTGGTATTTGTTCAATTGCTGGATCCGACAGACCATCTGTTTCACTATGGTCTGTAACTTCTACGTTAGAAATTACTCCATTCTCCATAGTCACTTCAACCGTTAAAGTATCATTATGTCCTTCAGCTGACCCCGTATATATTCCATTAGTTGTATCTCCGTCAGAAGGATCAGGGGAATCTTCTGACAAAGCATTATTAACAGCGTTAATAATTGCTTCAGAGGTAAATGTAGCTCCAGAAATAATATCAACAGCTGTTGAATTGCTTTCAACGATTTGAGTTGGAATCTGTTCAATAGCAGGATCAGAAATACCATCTGACTCTGCGTGATCTGATACGATAACTTGAGTAATTTCTTCGTTTTCAACTGTCACTTCAACTTCTAATACATCATTATGGCCCTGTGCAAAGCCATAAAATACACCATCAGAAAGTGAGTCTACTTGAGTAGTCTCACTTTCTGAATTGTTAAATACAATTTCGTTGGTGAATAGTAATGTCGTTAGAAGCCAGACAACAATTGAAACAAATATTAGTTGTAAAATAAAGGATAATTTATTGATCATATACTTCTTCCTTTCTAAATTGTGTGA contains the following coding sequences:
- a CDS encoding methionine adenosyltransferase is translated as MMKERKLFTSESVTEGHPDKIADQISDAILDAILAQDPTARVACETAVNTGLVLVFGEITTTAYVDIQQIVRKKIAEIGYVNFKYGFDADNVAVLVSLDEQSPDIAMGVDDALETRNEDESSLIGAGDQGIMFGFATNETDEYMPLPISLSHKLAQQLAKVRKDETLEYLGPDGKTQVTVEFNDDGSIKRIDNLVISTQHSNDVELEQVREDVIEHVIKPVVNIEWLDDETTYFINPTGKFVIGGPVGDSGLTGRKIIVDTYGGSAHHGGGAFSGKDATKVDRSASYAARYVAKNLVAAGVASKVEIQLAYAIGVSEPTSISLNTFGTSTYSDDKIIKIIRNTFELTPSGIISMLDLRRPIYAGTAAYGHFGRTDLDLPWEQLDKVELIKSQLN
- a CDS encoding CsbD family protein codes for the protein MSDTWKNLEGQKDEVVGKVKEVFGKATNDAETQAKGIAQQVEGEVKQAVASGRGHVDEIRDNYKERADSAVDDVKRQVSETRESVHTSADENLKEAIDEGKQLKEEAARKAEELRQNAVAEGEQQREEAREKSTKAYQEAEEIEARVNQTIDETVKSREETDNSNQI
- a CDS encoding FMN-binding protein gives rise to the protein MINKLSFILQLIFVSIVVWLLTTLLFTNEIVFNNSESETTQVDSLSDGVFYGFAQGHNDVLEVEVTVENEEITQVIVSDHAESDGISDPAIEQIPTQIVESNSTAVDIISGATFTSEAIINAVNNALSEDSPDPSDGDTTNGIYTGSAEGHNDTLTVEVTMENGVISNVEVTDHSETDGLSDPAIEQIPEQIVETNSVDVEIVSGASFTSEAIIEAVKDAIAQN